One Dysosmobacter welbionis DNA segment encodes these proteins:
- a CDS encoding folate family ECF transporter S component codes for MYAHPFSADYWRDASREVRDLRKLLFSALMIALCIVLAQVPSVPLFGGAKVTWGFLARSVCAWVCGPVLGLLFAFAEDILSFFLTGGGGYPFFPGYTLTTMLGVLTYALFLYRAPLRVWRIFCAKLVTNVQNVVLGALWIAILNSNGRFSLEAWYASASLSAVKNLIMLPVQTVLLVLLLRALQPALQRTGMLPRQGAGARPD; via the coding sequence ATGTACGCACATCCCTTTTCCGCCGACTACTGGCGGGACGCGTCCCGGGAGGTCCGGGACCTTCGGAAGCTGCTGTTCTCCGCCCTGATGATCGCCCTGTGCATTGTGCTGGCCCAAGTGCCCTCGGTGCCGCTGTTCGGCGGGGCCAAGGTCACCTGGGGCTTCCTGGCCCGGTCCGTCTGTGCCTGGGTCTGCGGCCCGGTGCTGGGCCTGCTGTTCGCCTTTGCGGAGGACATCCTCAGCTTCTTCCTCACTGGAGGAGGCGGCTATCCCTTTTTCCCCGGCTATACTCTGACCACTATGCTGGGTGTGCTGACCTACGCTCTGTTCCTGTACCGGGCGCCCCTGCGGGTCTGGCGGATCTTCTGCGCCAAGCTGGTCACCAATGTGCAGAACGTGGTGCTGGGGGCGCTGTGGATCGCCATTCTCAACAGCAACGGCCGCTTCAGCCTGGAGGCCTGGTATGCCAGCGCGTCTCTCAGCGCGGTGAAAAACCTCATCATGCTGCCGGTGCAGACGGTGCTGCTGGTGCTTCTGCTGCGGGCGCTGCAGCCGGCCCTTCAGCGGACGGGGATGCTGCCCCGGCAGGGGGCGGGGGCCAGGCCGGACTGA
- a CDS encoding ATP-binding protein, protein MVLLITGASHTGKTLLAQRLLQTYRCPCLSMDLLKMGLIRSGNTRLTPEDDQELESYLWPIVREIIKTAIENRQDLIVEGCYVPPRWSQDFTPSYLREIRFCCLVMTKAYIETHFADIQKYACAAERRIDDSTCTKETLLLDNAHYQQMCETWGYPCILIDQAYEVDIPL, encoded by the coding sequence ATGGTTCTTTTGATTACCGGCGCCTCGCACACAGGCAAAACCCTGCTGGCCCAGAGACTTCTTCAGACATACCGCTGTCCCTGTCTCTCCATGGATCTTCTGAAAATGGGACTTATCCGAAGCGGCAACACCCGCCTCACGCCGGAGGATGACCAGGAGCTGGAGTCCTATCTGTGGCCGATTGTGCGGGAGATCATCAAAACCGCCATTGAAAACCGCCAGGATCTGATCGTGGAGGGCTGTTATGTCCCCCCACGCTGGAGTCAGGACTTTACGCCGTCCTATCTCCGGGAAATCCGCTTTTGCTGCCTTGTGATGACCAAGGCATATATCGAGACCCATTTTGCAGACATACAAAAATATGCCTGTGCGGCAGAGCGGCGCATTGACGATTCCACCTGTACGAAAGAGACTCTCCTCCTGGATAACGCGCACTATCAGCAGATGTGCGAGACCTGGGGGTATCCCTGTATTCTGATCGATCAGGCGTACGAGGTGGATATCCCCCTGTGA